A window of Centroberyx gerrardi isolate f3 chromosome 6, fCenGer3.hap1.cur.20231027, whole genome shotgun sequence genomic DNA:
tgagcaccgtccttcggatgagacattaaaccgaggtcctgactctgtggtcgATAAAGATCTTACCGCAggagtaggggtgtaaccccggtgccctggcaaaattcccaAACAGACCTTCCTTacatcatggccacctaatcatccctcgttacctaattggctctttccgtcctctactctccactgagatgatgtgtggtgagcgttctggtGCAAACTGGCTGctgtgcatcacccaggtgggtgctacacaccggtggaggatgagttgagtcccccccctgatatgtgaagcgctttgagtacttagaaaagcgctatataaatgtaatcaattattattaagTAAAGCCTGCTGATTCTCTTACTAACTCTCATGTCTTGTTGAAATGATAAAATGGATTGTTAACACTGTCACATATTCCTGTTGGATTCAGCTTCAGATTCTCCTTCAGGTTAcctgagacagtgagagagaggggctggctCTCAGAGGAGAAGTTATGAGAGAAAACAGATGTGATAAACACAGCTGTAGATCCCTTGGTGGGCGTGGCCTgcagcaggaaacaggaagtgggcAGAGTGATTGGCAGCCGGCTGGGTGTGGTTGTTTGCTGTGTTGGAGGCGGTGGAGGTGAGGTGGAAGGAGCCTCCTGGGTACTGTGGCTGGATGGAGCAGCTGATGGTGAAGCTGGAGCCCCTGGACACCTGAAGCCCCTGCTGCTGGGCCTCGGAGACCCCGtccatggagggagagagagagatgattggcTGAACCAGCAGATCTGTAAACAGATAGATGATGAAGACTTGAGAATACATGTGACCGATATCCTAATGCCTCCTTCCTCAGTGAGAAACTGactgttttctcctcatctgTTTTGTCAAAGTGATGAACGCTGATGGTTGAAAGGCGACAGGATTTGTCTGCTAGCAGCCACCGTACAAGACAGAGAACTGCTACATTCATATGTAATACAGAGGAGTCAGAGAGCAGCCTGTCGCTGTGGAAGCAGCtgaggatgtgatgtcactgttcAGTGTTACCTGAGCAGATCAGCTCCAGGCTGGAAGAGATATTAGACGATTTCACCAGTAATACACACTCCCTCAGTGCAGACTCAGACCCATCACAGTGAGGTCGAATCTGCCATACAGATCTTGATGAGGAATCATTTCTCcttcctgttgaaacagcagagccacagtccagctgtctacacactacagctgctgaCTTCAGGTTCCACTCAGAGTCTCGGTCATCCACTGGTTTCCAGTCTCCATGTTGTTTCACCTCCAGTCCACCAGCACAGCGGCTGGCTCCTCCCACCAACCTGACATCATCAGTATctgaacagagacaagagagtaATTAGTAAAAGAAGTAAAGTCACTTTGATTAGAACAGAAATGAAGCCAAATCcaagctgcagctcctcttctACCTGAGCAGGTGAGTCCAACAGCTTTGCCAGGTGAGCAGGTGTTTCTAGCTGAGCCTGAGCTTCCACAGTCCAGGAGAACGGACTCACTGCCTTCACACTGGAACTCTTCGGTCCACATCGGAGCCTCCACTTCTCCATAGAGCGCCCCCTGGAGGACCGAAGGAGCCCCACAGCCAAGCTCCCTACAGACCACCTCTGCATCCTGCTGGTCAAAGTCAGCTTCACACACTGAGGACCAGAACTGCTTAGACTTCACCTCCAGTCTGCCTGAGCACAGACTAGTCCCATCCACCAGCCTCACagactctggagagagagagagagagagggggggggggggggggagagagagagaatttgaatttaaaaagacGTTTTTTCATAATTTAGTCACGCTATACAGTGTGATTGACCTATatcacagaaaagagaaaacaaagaaaaaacacaaaaaacaaataaataacaaaataaagcaataaatacAAGGAAAAAGATCAGAAATTCAGAGATAACAAGTCCtcctcaacacaacacaacacaacatgtcCCCAACACCCCAGATATTCACAAAAGCATCAATATTATCAGTCAGTTTGTAAAACTCAAACTCCACCCTGAGACGGGCTGCCAGCAGACCAGTCAGCATCAGAACAGGATCCACTGACCCCTGACCCAGAATCTGATTCTTTCTGGCTTTCCATACAGACAGTTTGGCCTCCTGACAACATGTTAATAAGCACTGCCGCAGataaaaaaagtcaaaagaaaaaCCTTCCCCCAGACCCTGAAACCATGAATCTAACAACCCAAATAAACCAGTAAGTATAGGACGCAGGATGAAAAGATGTTGTAAAGACTCCTCCCTAGAACAGAAAGGACATCCCTCCCCTATACTGGGATCACTGACTGGCAGATGTTTGAGGATGCAGCTGATGGCAACATCAATGAATACACAGACTCTGTCACAGGCTATATTAGTAAGTGCATCGATGACGCTGTTCAAAAAGCCACCGTCTGCATTTACCCCAACCAGAAACCCTGGGTCAGCTGGGAAATCCGCGCTAAACTCAGAGCGCGGACCACCGCCTTCAACTCAGGGGACCCTGACGCCTACAAAGCAGCCAGATATGACCTCCAGAAGTCCATCAGGGATGCCAAGAGGGACTACAGAGCCAAAGTGGAGTCTAATTACAGATCTGACCCCAGACGCATGTGGAGTGGATTACGCTGCATCACGGACTACAAAAGGAAAAACAGGAGCATTGTTCAGCCCACCGCATCACTCCCGGATGAGCTCAACACCTTTTACGCTCGGTTCAATGTGGAAACACGTCGCCCGCCACGTGTCCACCTGTGGACAGGGAAGCTGCCACGTTGTCCCTAACAACGGACGACGTGAGACGGTCCTTTAAAAGTGTCAACCCCCGCAAAGCTCCGGGGCCGGAGGGCATCCCAGGCCGGGCTCTCAGGGCGTGCGCTGATCAACTGGCAGAGGTGTTCACCAACATCTTCAACCTCTCCCTGAGTCAGTCCATGGTCCCCACCTCCTTCAAAGCATCCACCATCGTTCCTGTCCCCAAGAAGCCGGCGGCCTCCTGTTTAAACGACTACCGCCCTGTTGCACTGACATCACTCATCATGAAGTGCTTCGAGCGGCTAGTCAAAACCCACATCTGCTCCTCCCTTTCTGACACCTTGGACTCTCTCCAGTTTGCATATAGACCAAACACGGCCACGG
This region includes:
- the LOC144539407 gene encoding uncharacterized protein LOC144539407; this translates as MDPILMLFMLLCSSGLQAEEKHNSTEPVDVRLVGGASRCAGGLEMKQHGDWKPVDDWFSVWFSDWNLKSAAVSVRLVDGTSLCSGRLEVKSKQFWSSVCEADFDQQDAEVVCRELGCGAPSVLQGALYGEVEAPMWTEEFQCEGSESVLLDCGSSGSARNTCSPGKAVGLTCSDTDDVRLVGGASRCAGGLEVKQHGDWKPVDDRDSEWNLKSAAVVCRQLDCGSAVSTGRRNDSSSRSVWQIRPHCDGSESALRECVLLVKSSNISSSLELICSDLLVQPIISLSPSMDGVSEAQQQGLQVSRGSSFTISCSIQPQYPGGSFHLTSTASNTANNHTQPAANHSAHFLFPAAGHAHQGIYSYLTIRLVVVLLTVVLLVTALCFYCKATRGQKPGREENIELDYYNLGGSGAEGGPGEEAGAQGTEQDLQGAHLTSRWIAQLSHNRPSP